In the Clostridium sp. 'White wine YQ' genome, AGAAATAGTAAGAGAATTAAATAAGCTAGAAATAAAAAAGATTATAGATATAAATGGTAAAAGTTTTTTAATGGTACATTCTAGAGAAACTTCTAATATAGATATACCTCTTTTATATAACGGGGAATCTTTAGAAAAGTTTTTAAAGGATTACGATGATTCTGTAGATTATGTCTTAATTGGTCATACTCATTTACCATTAATGGTGACAAGTTATGGAGAAAAAACAATCATAAATCCTGGCTCTCTAGGGTTGACTGTCGATGGATATGCTTACTTTTGTATTGGAGAATTTACAAATGAAGAAATATCCTTTAATTTTAAAAAAATAAAAGTTTAAATATGAAATAATTTAGATAAAATAGGAATTTAATTTCAAAAATTAACCACACTAATAATGTAACTATAGGGTTTTAAGTGCAACTAATAATTTATTTGTTTAAGAATAAATTAAGTTTCCTATAAAAACCATGTATATATTGCATTAAGGGGTGAGTTTTTTGAAAAACAAATTAATCCTCATATTATTAATACTTTTACTTAGTTTAATTCCTGTTACAGTTATGATTAACTATAAAAAAGAAAATGAAGCGATTAATAATGAAGAAACTCAGGAGATATTCTGGCCCTTTGAAAATATAGAAAAGAGAAATAAAGTTTTAAATGAAGAAAATGAATTCAACTACAAAGAAATATTAGAGCAAAAGAGAACTTTAAAGGAAGGTATTGATAAGGCTTGGGAACAAAAGTTAAATAATAGAAGTAAATCTAGAGAATTATTAAATAAATATATTAATGATGTAGCTGAAAAGGTTAAAAAAGGGCTACTATCTAATAATGATGCAAAAAACCAAATAGATAAAACTAAAAAAGAAGAGGAAGAGTACTGGGAGAATTCAAGTAAGTATATTGAAGCTAGTTTAAAAGAAATTGAATCTAAAATGGACTTAAAGCAAAAAGAAATAGATGTTCTAAAGGGAGAACTAGACACCTTAATAGATATTGGTAAAGAACAAGAAGTAGAAATAAAAGCAAAGGAATATATCAAAGCTTTAAAAGACGAAAATGAATTATTAAGTAATAAGGAATATGTTATAAAAAAGGGCGGCGAATTGCCAACTATTTTTAATTAATTATAGAAGAGGTAGCAATAATGAATATAATAAAAGATATACAAAAAATACCTAAAATTGAATTACATCTACACTTGGATGGAAGTGCAAGAAAAGAGACAATATGGGAACTACTTAATGAATTAGGTGAAAATCCCTTCAAGAGCTATGAAGAATTAAATAATATATTAAGTATTGAAGGTAAATGTGAATCACTAAAAGAATATTTAAAAGCATTTTATTTCCCAGTAAAGGTAATGCAGACAAAAGAGGCATTAACAAGAGTAAGTAAAGAGTTGGCTCAAGATCTTGCAAAAGAGGGAGTTATTTATAGTGAAATAAGATTCGCTCCATATTTCCATCAAGAAAAAGGATTGAGTATAGAAGAAGTTATAGAAGCTGTGCTAAAAGGATTCTCCGAAGGGGAGAGAAAATATAAAGTTAAAAGTAGGTTAATCATATGTGCCATGAGAGGTTTTCCTATTGAAAAAAATATAGATTTAGTTAAAAGAGCAGCTGCTTTTTTAAACAAAGGTGTTGTTGCTATAGATTTGGCAGGGAATGAACATGATTTTCCCCCTGAAGAAAGCAAAGAAGTTTTTAAACTCGCAAAAAGTTTAGGCTTTCATATAACTGTGCATGCGGGGGAAACCGGAAAAGAAGAAAATATAGAAAAAGCAATAAATATACTGGGAGCTGAAAGAATTGGACATGGAGTGTTTGCATATAAGAATCCTAATATATTAAGACTTATTAAGGAAAAAGATATTTTCCTTGAAATGTGTCCAACCAGTAATTTAAATACTAATGCAGTAAAAAGCTTATCGGAACATCCTATAAAAACATATTATGATAATGGGTTAAAAGT is a window encoding:
- the add gene encoding adenosine deaminase translates to MNIIKDIQKIPKIELHLHLDGSARKETIWELLNELGENPFKSYEELNNILSIEGKCESLKEYLKAFYFPVKVMQTKEALTRVSKELAQDLAKEGVIYSEIRFAPYFHQEKGLSIEEVIEAVLKGFSEGERKYKVKSRLIICAMRGFPIEKNIDLVKRAAAFLNKGVVAIDLAGNEHDFPPEESKEVFKLAKSLGFHITVHAGETGKEENIEKAINILGAERIGHGVFAYKNPNILRLIKEKDIFLEMCPTSNLNTNAVKSLSEHPIKTYYDNGLKVTINTDNRTVSNVNLSIEMNNIINELGFSFKDFERITQYAVEAAFCSSEDKEWLKNKIENYYI
- a CDS encoding metallophosphoesterase family protein gives rise to the protein MKFAIVSDIHGNIKALEAFIKYIDDENIEKILNLGDILAGEYPREVFEKVFSDKRFINIRGNHENKFSAYLYEQYGGEIVRELNKLEIKKIIDINGKSFLMVHSRETSNIDIPLLYNGESLEKFLKDYDDSVDYVLIGHTHLPLMVTSYGEKTIINPGSLGLTVDGYAYFCIGEFTNEEISFNFKKIKV